The following are encoded together in the Methylomonas methanica MC09 genome:
- the ribD gene encoding bifunctional diaminohydroxyphosphoribosylaminopyrimidine deaminase/5-amino-6-(5-phosphoribosylamino)uracil reductase RibD, translated as MSSSDARYMARALTLARNGLYTTDPNPRVGCVLVKGGEIIAEGWHAQAGQAHAEIDALAKLADQSLAQGATAYVTLEPCSHHGRTGPCCDALIQAGIGRVVVAMQDPNPLVAGNGLKKMRAAGIEVSCGLLQTDAEQLNRGFIKRMVSGLPYVRSKLAMSLDGRTALANGESQWITSSQARQDVQMFRAESSAIVTGVDTVLADDPSLNARVDFTVKQPVRVVLDSNLRMPANAKMLRLPGETWVITCSDDPAKQSPLRDAGCKIWQVGSRTGRVDLREAFRLLAQQQINTVWIEAGAALNGALLETELVDEWLLYVAPCALGDQARGLFQFPELQSMEAKKPFKFNAVRQVGPDLRLTLSR; from the coding sequence ATGAGTAGCTCGGACGCCCGCTATATGGCCAGGGCTTTAACGCTGGCGCGAAACGGTCTGTACACTACCGACCCCAATCCGCGGGTCGGTTGCGTGTTGGTCAAGGGCGGGGAAATAATTGCCGAAGGTTGGCATGCGCAAGCGGGGCAGGCCCATGCCGAAATCGATGCGCTGGCGAAACTGGCCGATCAGAGCCTTGCACAGGGGGCAACGGCTTATGTCACCTTGGAACCCTGTAGCCATCACGGCCGTACCGGGCCCTGTTGCGATGCCTTGATTCAGGCCGGCATCGGCCGCGTGGTGGTGGCCATGCAAGATCCCAATCCACTGGTAGCCGGAAACGGTTTGAAGAAAATGCGCGCGGCCGGCATAGAGGTCAGTTGCGGATTATTGCAAACCGATGCCGAGCAGTTAAACCGAGGCTTTATAAAACGCATGGTAAGCGGCCTGCCTTATGTGCGCAGTAAACTGGCCATGAGCCTGGACGGCCGCACGGCGCTGGCCAACGGTGAAAGTCAATGGATTACCTCGTCGCAGGCGCGGCAAGACGTGCAAATGTTTCGGGCGGAAAGTAGCGCTATCGTTACCGGCGTCGATACCGTGCTGGCCGACGATCCGTCGTTAAACGCGCGCGTGGATTTTACCGTCAAACAGCCGGTCAGAGTGGTGTTGGATTCGAATCTGCGCATGCCGGCGAACGCTAAAATGCTGCGACTGCCCGGCGAGACTTGGGTCATTACCTGCAGCGACGATCCGGCCAAGCAATCGCCTCTAAGGGATGCCGGTTGCAAGATTTGGCAAGTAGGCAGTCGAACGGGGCGGGTCGATTTGAGAGAGGCTTTCAGGCTTTTGGCGCAACAGCAAATCAATACAGTCTGGATCGAAGCTGGCGCCGCTTTGAACGGCGCCTTGCTGGAAACGGAATTGGTGGATGAATGGCTGCTGTACGTGGCCCCTTGCGCTTTGGGAGACCAAGCGCGCGGCTTGTTTCAGTTCCCGGAATTGCAAAGCATGGAGGCTAAAAAGCCTTTTAAATTTAACGCTGTCAGGCAGGTCGGGCCCGATCTGCGACTGACATTGTCACGATAA
- the nusB gene encoding transcription antitermination factor NusB has translation MSQAKTNARKCAVQALYQWQMSGESLTRIESYFLEEQHLKGAQKTYFSELFHGVPKQLVDIDAALAEFVDRPVEKIDPVERAILRIGAYELINRLETPYKVIINEGVNLAKDFGAEGSHKYVNGILDKVSQKHRAVEIAAKRAKSQD, from the coding sequence ATGAGTCAAGCAAAAACCAATGCCCGTAAATGCGCCGTTCAAGCCTTGTACCAATGGCAAATGAGCGGCGAAAGTCTGACGCGCATCGAAAGCTATTTTCTGGAAGAACAGCATTTGAAAGGTGCGCAAAAAACCTATTTCAGCGAGTTGTTTCACGGCGTTCCCAAACAACTGGTCGACATCGATGCCGCGCTGGCGGAATTTGTCGACCGGCCGGTGGAAAAAATCGATCCTGTCGAGCGGGCCATTTTGCGCATTGGCGCCTATGAGTTGATCAATCGACTGGAGACTCCGTACAAAGTCATCATTAACGAAGGCGTCAATTTGGCCAAGGACTTCGGCGCGGAAGGCAGCCATAAATACGTGAACGGCATACTCGATAAAGTGTCGCAAAAACACCGGGCCGTCGAAATTGCCGCCAAACGAGCCAAGTCGCAAGACTGA
- the ribBA gene encoding bifunctional 3,4-dihydroxy-2-butanone-4-phosphate synthase/GTP cyclohydrolase II gives MNSIEEIIDDLRQGKMVIIMDDEDRENEGDLLMAAAFVRPEDINFMTKYGRGLICLTLTRERCQQLRLPLMVSDNKTPYTTNFTVSIEAAEGVTTGISAADRALTVKAAVAKDAQPTDLVQPGHIFPIMAQAGGVLNRAGHTEAGCDLARLAGVEPAAVIVEILNDDGTMARRPDLEILAEQHDLKIGTIADLIHYRIKHENTLERISECAYPTEFGEFTLYAYQDHNDENVHLALVMGDVAGDEPVLVRVHARNLTDDLFFSQRTDCSLPVREAMKRIAEAGCGVLVIIRQKENNKALVELIHAYQMQDHGIKHSQDLSADADWRTTGTGSRILSDLGVRRLKVMGAQKKYIGLSGFDLEVVEHVDTAV, from the coding sequence ATGAATAGCATAGAAGAGATCATCGACGATTTGCGCCAAGGCAAAATGGTCATCATCATGGACGATGAGGATAGGGAGAACGAAGGCGATTTGTTGATGGCGGCAGCGTTTGTGCGGCCCGAAGACATCAATTTCATGACCAAATACGGGCGCGGCCTGATTTGTTTGACACTGACCCGCGAGCGTTGCCAACAGCTGCGATTACCGTTGATGGTCAGCGACAACAAAACGCCGTATACCACCAATTTCACGGTATCCATAGAAGCGGCGGAAGGCGTCACCACCGGCATTTCAGCTGCGGATCGGGCGTTGACCGTAAAGGCGGCGGTCGCCAAAGACGCCCAGCCAACCGACCTGGTACAGCCTGGCCATATTTTTCCAATTATGGCGCAGGCCGGAGGTGTATTGAACAGAGCCGGCCATACCGAAGCGGGGTGCGATCTGGCGCGTTTGGCCGGCGTCGAACCGGCTGCGGTGATCGTTGAGATTTTGAATGACGACGGTACCATGGCAAGACGTCCGGATTTGGAGATACTCGCCGAGCAACACGACCTTAAAATAGGTACTATTGCCGATTTGATCCATTACCGGATCAAGCACGAGAACACTTTGGAACGCATCAGCGAATGCGCTTATCCCACCGAGTTCGGCGAATTTACGCTGTATGCCTATCAGGATCACAATGACGAGAACGTGCATCTGGCGTTGGTGATGGGCGATGTCGCCGGCGACGAACCGGTGCTGGTGAGGGTTCATGCCCGGAATTTGACCGATGATCTGTTTTTTTCTCAACGAACCGATTGCAGTTTGCCGGTGCGCGAAGCCATGAAAAGAATAGCCGAGGCCGGGTGTGGCGTGTTGGTGATCATTCGCCAGAAGGAAAATAACAAAGCCCTGGTGGAGCTGATCCATGCCTATCAAATGCAGGATCACGGCATCAAGCACAGCCAGGATTTAAGTGCCGACGCCGATTGGCGTACCACGGGCACCGGATCGCGAATCTTGTCCGACTTGGGCGTGCGCCGCTTGAAGGTGATGGGCGCGCAGAAAAAATATATCGGTTTGTCGGGTTTCGATTTGGAAGTGGTCGAGCATGTCGACACTGCCGTTTAA
- the ribH gene encoding 6,7-dimethyl-8-ribityllumazine synthase, which produces MTAVTTLEGHFSAQGGKFCIVSSRFNSFIVEQLEGGAIDALVRHGADQSEITLVKAPGAFELPMVVQRIAASKKFDAIIALGAVIRGGTPHFEYVAGECVKGIAHVALQYDIPVSFGVLTVDSIEQAIERAGTKAGNKGAEAALSAIEMVSLFKNMDN; this is translated from the coding sequence ATGACAGCAGTCACTACTCTGGAAGGTCATTTTTCCGCGCAAGGCGGCAAATTCTGTATCGTCTCTTCGCGTTTTAACAGCTTTATCGTCGAGCAGTTGGAAGGTGGCGCCATTGATGCCTTGGTGCGTCACGGAGCCGACCAAAGCGAAATCACCTTGGTGAAAGCCCCGGGTGCGTTCGAATTACCAATGGTGGTGCAACGGATTGCCGCCAGCAAAAAATTCGATGCGATTATTGCTCTCGGTGCGGTGATTCGCGGCGGTACCCCGCATTTCGAATACGTTGCCGGCGAATGTGTGAAAGGCATTGCCCATGTGGCCTTGCAATACGATATTCCGGTCAGTTTTGGGGTATTGACCGTGGACAGTATCGAACAAGCCATTGAGCGTGCCGGTACCAAGGCCGGCAACAAAGGCGCGGAAGCTGCTTTATCCGCCATTGAGATGGTGAGTCTGTTCAAGAATATGGACAATTAA
- a CDS encoding riboflavin synthase gives MFTGIILAVGSIAAIQPRGGDCRLKIDTGKLSLTDCALGDSIAVNGVCLTAVELGAHYFCADVSNETLSRTTLKTARTGTEVNLELALTPATRLGGHIVSGHVDGIGKVVEKQADGRSIRFKFKAPDTLAKYIAEKGSICINGISLTVNTVDGAYFSVNIVPHTLQETTLGTTDVGSEVNLEVDLLARYLERLMQGDAAAQCRGGVTEALLQQSGFIK, from the coding sequence ATGTTTACTGGCATTATCCTGGCGGTCGGCAGTATTGCCGCCATCCAGCCGCGCGGCGGCGATTGCCGCTTGAAAATCGACACTGGTAAGTTGTCGCTGACGGATTGCGCATTGGGCGACAGTATTGCCGTCAACGGCGTGTGTTTGACGGCGGTGGAATTGGGTGCGCATTATTTCTGCGCCGACGTCTCCAATGAAACCTTGTCGCGAACTACGCTAAAAACGGCTCGCACCGGTACCGAAGTTAACCTGGAATTGGCGTTGACTCCCGCGACCCGCTTGGGTGGTCACATCGTTAGCGGGCATGTGGACGGCATCGGCAAAGTTGTGGAAAAACAGGCGGACGGTCGTTCGATTCGCTTTAAATTCAAGGCGCCGGATACGCTGGCAAAATATATAGCCGAGAAAGGTTCGATTTGCATCAACGGCATCAGTTTAACGGTCAATACGGTCGACGGCGCTTATTTTTCCGTCAACATCGTGCCGCACACCCTGCAGGAAACTACCTTGGGCACGACCGACGTCGGCTCGGAAGTGAATCTGGAAGTGGATTTGCTGGCCCGCTACCTGGAGCGCCTGATGCAAGGCGATGCGGCGGCTCAATGCCGGGGTGGCGTGACCGAGGCCTTATTACAGCAAAGTGGTTTTATTAAATGA
- the nrdR gene encoding transcriptional regulator NrdR — MRCPFCSAQDTRVIDTRLADEGDQVKRRRECAACKERFTTFEVVELTLPRIIKRNGAREAFNEAKLRAGMQRALEKRPVNVDAVEAAINRIKKVLVGKGEREIHANELGELVMKELSALDHVAFVRFASVYRSFQDVSEFTDMIEQLRNT, encoded by the coding sequence ATGCGTTGTCCTTTTTGCTCAGCACAAGATACCCGGGTCATCGACACCCGTTTGGCCGATGAGGGCGATCAGGTCAAGCGCCGCCGTGAGTGCGCGGCCTGTAAAGAACGTTTTACCACTTTTGAGGTGGTGGAATTGACGCTGCCGCGTATCATCAAACGCAATGGCGCGCGTGAAGCTTTTAACGAGGCCAAGTTACGCGCCGGCATGCAGCGGGCTTTGGAGAAACGTCCGGTGAATGTCGACGCCGTGGAAGCGGCGATCAACCGCATTAAAAAAGTCTTGGTAGGTAAAGGAGAGCGGGAAATTCATGCCAACGAACTCGGCGAACTGGTGATGAAGGAATTGAGCGCGCTGGACCATGTGGCCTTCGTGCGTTTCGCATCGGTTTATCGCAGCTTTCAGGACGTCAGCGAATTCACCGATATGATTGAACAGCTGCGTAACACATGA